CCGAATTAAGCTTAGAGGAGCACGGAGGGCTACAGCAAGACTGGGTACATACTCTTCCTAAAGAATTTAATTATCTGAACTTTGAACTAGGATACAATCCTCAAGACAGTATTAACCATGCTGCTCAGCTTGTCATGCTAAACCCGGGTACTTTGTCTGGTAATAACTTCGGCCTATACACGATAAATAATAAGACAGGGAAAATTGCCTGGGCGTACGACATAAAAAATAAAGTGAAAAATTTTTACCCTTTGAATCACGCTTGGTTCTACAACGAGAGCGGCAGTATATTCTATCAGTATTCTACGAATCACGGGAAAACATTTAACATTCTTAGTTTGGATTCGAAAGGAAAGCGTTTATTCGAGAAGAAGGATTTAAGTTTCTCAAATATCTATCCTTATAAAAACGGAATTGTTCTACAACAAACAGATTATCTTAAAAATCAGTCTCGTTTTATCACATTAAATTCCAAAGGAATAACGACAAGCGAAACTGTGTTAGGTTATAAAACTGAAGTACTGACTTCTGGTTATGTACTCCATTTTGTAGGTGAGAATAAAATCGAGGTTTTCAAAGATGTAACCTCTTTGAAAAAGCCTTTATTTACATTTAACTCCAAAAAGTTTGGTGGATTCTACGTTGCGGGTTATCATCAATTAAGTGGCGGTACATTAATTGTAGAATATGCAAGATCCAATTCATATGGTGGACAGAAATTAATGGCTTATGGAGTTAATGGTAAACTCAAATGGGAAACCGTGCTTGATAGAAACATGAACATTTCTATGCATTCAACCGGAAGTAAACTATTAATCGATAACAAATCTGAACACAGTATCACTTTATATGATCATAACTTCAAAAAGCTGTTTTCTCGTGCGTATGAAGGAGAGCTTAATTTTAATGGTTTTATGAGCTCCTACCGAAACGATAGCTATATTGAGTATACAAGCTTTGGAACCATTGATGACAAATGGGGAGAGAGGTATACCTTAATGAAAGATAATGGAGACATAATACTTAGTAAATACTTTGTTTTAGATGATGTGCATAAGAGTAACTTTGCATATGACTCGTCCGAAAATGTGGTCTATCGCACCGTGATTAGCGACCACCGATATAATCTGATTAAATACAAGGTAACTAAATAATAGTTGGAGTGCCGTTGATAACAACAATCAACGGCTTTTTATATTCTATGGAGGTTCAATATATTTGGAAGCAGGTTTGCAATCCAATCTTAAATTTCTTAAACTGTTGTATACAACGTAAAAAACGCCTATTAAAGAGAACTTTGTTGTTACAAATTCTTTTTGCATTAAAACAACCGATAAGGGTTTTTGAATTTGATATTCATGATAGAATGAGTTTGAATTGGACAATATAAGTAGTATATTTCATGATATAGGGGGGAACAAATGGAGACCTTTGCAGAATTTATAGCACGCATCGATAACCCGGAACACCAGGCACGAACGGAAGAAGTTTTGAATTGGATTGCTGAAAAATTCCCGAATTTAAAGCAAAAAATAGCCTGGAATCAACCGATGTTTACCGACCATGAGACCTTTATTATTGGCTTTAGTGTATCCAAGCAACACTTGGCTGTTGCTCCCGAGAAGGCAGGAATTAATCGTTTTTCGGAAGAGATCACACAGGCGGGTTATGATCACACCAAAGAGTTGGTTCGGATGAAGTGGAAACAGGAGATTGATTTTTCGTTACTTGAGAGAATGATTGAGTTCAATATAGCGGATAAGGCAGAATGTTCAACATTCTGGCGTAAATAAATCGCGATATAAAAAGAAGACCCCCAACTTCCGGATACGGAAAGAGGAGGTCTTCTATATTTTAAGCAAAAGCGATTATTGAGCACCTACTACAGGGTGAGGTACATAGGGTTCTTCAAGGAATGAGACGTCTTCTGAGGTCAACTTAACAGAAAGAGCACCTACCGCATCTTCCAGATGCGATATTTTGGTGGCACCGATAATTGGTGCCGCTACAGTGTCTTTTTGCAGCAACCAGGCAAGTGCAATGTGTGTGCGAGGGACACCGTATTTTTCTGCAATGGATGCAACTCGTTCAACAACAAGCCGATCCGCATCACTTGTCGCATTGTACTTGGATTTCTGAATTTTGTCTGTCTCGGATCGAAGTGTTGATACGGACCAGTCACGGGTTAACCTGCCTGAAGCAAGAGGACTGTAGGGAGTCACACCAATCTTTTCTTCCTTGCATAAAGGCAACATTTCTCGTTCCTCTTCACGGTAGATGAGATTCAAGTGGTTTTGCATGGAGACAAACTTGGTCCAACCATTTTTCTCTGCTACATGTAATGCTTTTTGGAACTGCCATGCAAACATGGCCGAAGCGCCAATATATCTCACTTTACCGGACTTCACCACATCATGTAAGGCTTCCATGGTTTCTTCAATAGGCGTATTGTAGTCCCAACGATGAATGATATAGAGATCCACATAATCGGTTTCCAATCGTTTCAGGCTTTTATCAATCTCACTCAGGATGGCTTTTCTGGAAAGACCAGAACCGTTGGGTCCTTGATGCATTTGTCCGTGTACTTTGGTTGCAATGACAACCTCATCCCGATT
This Paenibacillus xylanexedens DNA region includes the following protein-coding sequences:
- a CDS encoding iron chaperone, whose product is METFAEFIARIDNPEHQARTEEVLNWIAEKFPNLKQKIAWNQPMFTDHETFIIGFSVSKQHLAVAPEKAGINRFSEEITQAGYDHTKELVRMKWKQEIDFSLLERMIEFNIADKAECSTFWRK
- a CDS encoding aldo/keto reductase; its protein translation is MEYTKLGNTGLDVSRFCLGCMGFGDASKWVHEWVLNEENSRPVIKKALDLGINFFDTANVYSLGTSEEYLGRALKDYANRDEVVIATKVHGQMHQGPNGSGLSRKAILSEIDKSLKRLETDYVDLYIIHRWDYNTPIEETMEALHDVVKSGKVRYIGASAMFAWQFQKALHVAEKNGWTKFVSMQNHLNLIYREEEREMLPLCKEEKIGVTPYSPLASGRLTRDWSVSTLRSETDKIQKSKYNATSDADRLVVERVASIAEKYGVPRTHIALAWLLQKDTVAAPIIGATKISHLEDAVGALSVKLTSEDVSFLEEPYVPHPVVGAQ